The Desulfobulbaceae bacterium genome window below encodes:
- a CDS encoding PASTA domain-containing protein, with protein MPSFLRRPPLKILPRIQHPLFFLLMALACLLTGCVPSSPKGSKPAPSSTGEIGRITRIIGPGEVQINNRIVSQGAVMQSGDHIRTVGDARTTLTLARGGEVLFDADTDPVLEWLSTSFCKLRILINVGSMLVDTPCQTEAETGSGAVVNTIGTTFHLRVTSQWTKLTVIKGEMSIRSNVGDSKIVPAGFQCQTWRNQSAPEPTPADDFLDEIDWACGLNRSLCQEHSQGINRVPVPDLIGSDRDQARDILSRSGLKFGKIRETAAKRRSDDGRVANQSPKPGTMAPPGTEVDLYVYRYHVDIPEMPMLLNLPFQRAREMLKEAGIPLNRQRDELITNNQRQDNRVARQWPKAGSQMRPNTEAQLTIYRYERPPPPMTEVPHLLGMHIDKARHELERAGLNIGQTTKESTSARPKNGLVFRQKPSAGVAMERGARVDIWVYSLETQSMPNAPLPPVLLQVR; from the coding sequence ATGCCATCATTCCTTAGGAGGCCGCCATTGAAAATCCTGCCCCGTATCCAACACCCGCTGTTTTTCTTACTGATGGCCCTGGCCTGCCTGCTGACTGGTTGCGTACCTTCCTCACCGAAGGGCAGCAAACCAGCCCCCTCCAGCACAGGTGAAATCGGCAGAATCACCCGTATCATCGGGCCAGGAGAGGTGCAAATCAACAATCGGATCGTCTCCCAAGGGGCAGTGATGCAGTCCGGCGATCACATCAGGACAGTGGGAGACGCCCGCACCACTCTCACTTTGGCACGGGGAGGAGAGGTATTATTCGATGCCGACACCGATCCGGTACTGGAATGGCTTTCAACATCCTTCTGTAAACTCCGCATCCTGATCAACGTGGGTAGCATGCTGGTGGACACCCCTTGCCAGACCGAAGCAGAAACCGGCTCCGGTGCAGTAGTCAATACCATTGGAACCACGTTTCATCTCCGGGTTACATCACAATGGACAAAACTCACCGTCATCAAGGGCGAAATGTCTATCCGCAGCAATGTTGGGGACAGTAAGATCGTTCCGGCCGGCTTCCAGTGTCAAACCTGGCGTAACCAGTCGGCCCCCGAGCCGACCCCGGCGGATGATTTCCTGGATGAAATCGATTGGGCCTGCGGACTGAACCGAAGCCTGTGCCAGGAGCATTCACAGGGAATAAACCGCGTACCTGTGCCTGACTTGATCGGTAGCGACCGTGACCAGGCCCGCGACATTCTTTCCAGAAGCGGCCTGAAGTTTGGCAAGATACGAGAGACAGCAGCCAAACGACGTTCAGACGACGGTCGGGTAGCGAACCAGTCCCCCAAACCGGGAACAATGGCGCCACCCGGGACCGAGGTAGATCTGTATGTCTATCGGTACCATGTCGATATTCCGGAGATGCCCATGCTCCTCAATCTTCCTTTCCAGAGAGCGCGTGAGATGCTCAAAGAAGCTGGGATTCCCCTCAATCGGCAGAGGGATGAGCTGATCACCAATAATCAGCGCCAGGATAACCGGGTAGCGCGGCAATGGCCCAAGGCCGGGAGTCAAATGAGACCGAACACGGAGGCGCAACTCACGATTTACCGATATGAACGCCCACCACCACCCATGACGGAAGTGCCGCATCTCTTGGGCATGCACATCGACAAGGCCCGGCACGAGCTGGAAAGAGCCGGTTTGAACATCGGCCAGACCACCAAGGAGTCGACATCGGCACGACCCAAGAACGGACTTGTTTTTCGACAGAAACCCTCAGCCGGCGTCGCCATGGAACGTGGCGCCAGAGTGGATATTTGGGTATACAGCCTGGAGACACAGTCCATGCCCAACGCTCCCTTGCCCCCGGTCCTGCTACAGGTGAGATAA